The DNA segment AAACTTTGTAGTTATGAATCTGCCTTGTCCAGCGTGCTCTACACGCCATGTTGATGACCCTCCTCTCCCTGAGAGAAGAGCCAGCCTGAGCCGTGGAGTGAGTGGAGCAGAAAACCAGATTAAAGGATTACAGAACGCAGAACCGGTCAAGTCGGTTTTTTCCATCGAGAGACAGAAACCAGAGTGACCTCCCTGGAGCTCTCAAGGTCATGTCTGGGTGCCTGGGCacgaaaaaagctaaaaaaaagaaaaaaaaatccaggttctggaacattctaggacGTTCTAGAATGTTCCGGGATCCCTAGAATTTTTCCAAGGTGTTCTAGAATGTACCAGAACATCACCAAGTGAGTCTGGGGGGATTCTGGGATACGGGTCTGAGTAGAAGTTTCCCGGCTGGGTGTGACGGGTGTCCTGGTGCCGGCCTGGCCCTGCGGACATTGACGTGACATCCGGCGCCCACCGGGGCTGCGGAAACTTCCAGCACGTCGGCAGAGGGTCTCAGACCCCCCAGGACGCTCGCTGGGTTCTCTGGAACATACTGGAACATTCTACAACATTCCAAGACCCCAAAGACACTCACCAAGCGGTCCAGGGCATCCTacgaacattctagaaaattctacgTCATCCACCAGTATTCCGGAACACTCCAAGACCAGGCGCTCTAGAATACTCTAAGGCCCCGAGGACGTGCGCCGGGCTCTCTGGACGTGTTCTAGAACGTTCCGGAACATTCCACAGAATTCCTCGCGATTCCAAGGACATTCCCTGggcattctagaacattctggaatccTGGAAACACCCACCAGGTGTTCTGGAAAATTCCAAGGCCCAAGAACGCACGACAGACTCTCCCAGAATTCCCTGGGAGCACTGACCGTTCCGGAACGTCCCTGGTATCCACCAGGATGTTTGCACAACCTTCGGCCCCGCCaactcctcccccagccctggcaataAATAGACGCCGGGTCCCCGCCGGCTCAGACGACGACGAAGACGATGGTGATGAAGATGACGGTGACGAAGGCTCTCCTCCTCGCCCTCacggtgggcgtggcctgtgcaGACGTCGACCCCGCCCAGGTATCATAAATTTGCATCATTAGTTCCCAGTATTAATTCTCGTCATGAATTCATATCATTTCTTCACATCATTACTTCGCATCACTAATTCGCGTTGTTTCTTCAGCCGTATCATTAATTCGCGTCATTTCTTCACCTCCCCAGCTCTCCGGGCCCTGGCGCACCTCCGCCATGGCCTCCGACAACCTGGAAATGATCCTGGAGGGTGGGCCACTCCGGATGCTGTTCCGCGAGATGGAGTGCAGCGAGGACTGCAACGCCCTGAACGTCTTCTTCTACGTCAagtgaggggcggggccaggggagaCAAGCCGAggccagagacagagagccagggGGGAGCAATCGAGCCCAGAGAGCGGGGAAGACAGGCGCTGCCAAGCCCAATCgatcccagagagagagagagagagagagagagcaggccaGGGCGACCAGCCgagcccagagagagagagcagacaggAGTAGTTGAGCCCAGAGTCAGAGAGCATGTGGGCTAGAGGGGAGTAATGGAGCTGAGAGTGAGCCGACAGGACCAGCCGATCCCAGAGTCAAAGAGCAGGCCATGGTGGACCAGCGGagcccagagagagaaagagtagacAGGAGCAGTTGAGCCCAGAGTCAGAGAACAGGTGGGCTAGAGGGGAGTAATGGAGCTGAGAGTGAGCAGACAGGACCAGCCGATCCCAGAGTCAAAGAGCAGGCCATGGTGGACCAGGCGAGCCCAGAGGGAGAGCAGACAGGATCAGTTGAGCCCACAGCGAGCGGCCATGTTCCCGGTCTCTCCTTCAGGAAGAACGAGGTATGCACCCCGCACAGGGTTGTGGCCCAGAAGAACGCAGACGGCATCTACACCACTGACTGTGAGTACAGAGCATTTCGGAAAGTTCCAGACAATTCCAGATGACCCCAGGGAATGTCCGGTGTGTTCCAGAATGTTCGAGAATGTTCCCAGAAATGTTCCAGGATGCTGCAAATGTCCCAGAATGCTCCAGTTCtcaatgttctagaatgttccagaatgcgCTAGAATGTCCCAGCATGCCCCGGCACATCCAGAACACCCACCTCTCTCCCTACAGTCGAGGGCCAGACCTCCTTCTAGTTCCAGGAATTGGATCCCACTAGCCTCATCGTCTTCATCAATAACATGGCATCCGGCGGCACCACCAGCcgcctcagcttcctcactggtgagcccccctcacacacacatgtatactgCCGGTGCCCGCTAGAGATACGCACCACGACCCGAGAGTCTGAGCCCGACTGTATACGGGGAAAGGGGGGATACAGTCGGTGCCCACTGGATAAAGCGAGTGTATACAGTCAGTGCCCACTAGACATGGTGGGCATATACAGTCGGTGCCCACTAACGCTAGCATATACAGTTGGTGCTCGCTAGATGGGGTGAGCGTATACAGTCACTAAAGCGAGTGTATGCAGTAGGCGCACACTAAAGCGAGCGTACTCAGTCGGTGCCCACTCGTGCCACAGTCAAATTGGCAGTCATGAACGACGACCGGCTGGAGGACTACGCGAGGCTCACGGAGCAGAATGGGATCCCGCGGAAGTACATCCGGCGTGTGGGCGACACAGGTGAGGCTTCGGCGGCTTCCGGGCTGACTCGGCGCTGACTCGGCGCTGACTCggctttcctctctctccaacAGACACCTGTCCACCCTGAGGACGCCTCCCTTGGAGAAGGTGCCAGAACGTTCTAGACCATTCCAGAACCGCCCCTCCTGCACAATGATTCCTCCCCTGATCGCCTCACCATCTCCTCCCACCTGCGAATGCGCTAGTATGCTCCGGACATTCTAGAACGTTCTGGATTGATCCAAGATGGTCTGGATTGTTCCAGAATTTCTAGAAAGCTCCGGAACATTCTAGAATCGGCCGTCCCcagctttctctgcttcctgttcaTGGAATAAACTCATCCCAGGCACAGTCCCAGTCGTTTATTTTAAACGATTTTTATTGTTACGTCAAAAGACAGAGCGAGCTGGTGGAGGAACCCAGGGGCTACCTCCGGGTCTCCCTGCACTGTCAGTCACCGTTCACTGACAAGGGGGTGGGCTCTGTCATCTGGTGGCTGTCAATCAGCCCCGAGTGACACTGGGGGGGTTCTCCCCGACTCCACTGGCAGCCAGTCACACTCCACCAGGatcccagggccacatccgggtccccatggccacatccgggtctccagggcaaTATCCGGCTCCCCAGGGCTCCACTCATGTCCGCAGTGACACAtcctggtccccagggccacatctgggTTCCCAGGGCCACGTGGGCCGCAAAGCCGGAAACCTTTCATCTCTGACCGTGAGAGCACACCACACGCAGCCCGCCCTCGTGTTTGAGAAGCGGCAGCTGTCTCCCTTCACGCCGGCGTCTGAAGGAGTTAGGGTCGCAGATGGCGTCTTGCACattcaagacatacttcaggcGGGTTGAACAGAAGAAACCATAAAAacgttggccggcaccgcggctcactaggctaatcctccgccttgcggcgccggcacaccgggttctagtcccagtcgcggcgccggattctgtcccggttgcccctcttccaggccagctctctgctgtggccagggagtgcagtggaggatggcccaagtgttgggccctgcaccccatgggagaccaggagaggcacctggctcctgccatcggatcagtgcggcgcggcggccattggagggtgaaccaacggcaaaggaagacctttctctctgtctctctgtctctctctctcactgtccactcctgcctgtcaaaaaaaaaaaaaaaaaaaaaaaaagagcctatcAGCAAAAACCAAGACTCGTTCAAGGTGGTGAAGACCACGCGTACGTTTCGGGAGTCTTATTTCAAGTTTTAATTCTTCTGCCAACACACTCATGGTAATCCCAGGCTAGTTGCTCTCGTTTCTGAATCGACGTGTCACCCACTGCGCCTCCCTGTCTGGGCACTTCATCACTCACTCACTGAAGTTGCTGTTCAGAGTGTCCGCTGTGTCCTGTTCTCTCCTGCTCTAAAGTCACTGAGGAGACAGTACTGACGACGAAGCTGCAAACCCTTTCAAGAAGCAAACGTGTCTATACACGACCATGTTTTCAAGGCATTTCCGATGGATCtgactgcctgtcaaaaaaaaaaataaaataaaaataactgagaTATTGGGGGTCTTGGTATTAGAAGATGAGCAAACTTTGTAGTTGTGAATCTGCCTTGTCCAGCGTGCTCTACACGCCACGTTGATGACCCTCCTCTCCCTGAGAGAAGAGCCAGCCTGAGCCGTGGAGTGAGTGGAGCAGAAAACCGGATTAAAGGATTACACACCGCAGAACTGGTCAAGTCGGTTTTTCCCATCGAGAGACAGAAGCTAGAGTGACCTCCCTGGAGCTCTCAAGGTCATGTCTGGGTGCCTGGGCacgaaaaaagctaaaaaaaagaaaaaaaaatccaggttctggaacattctaggacGTTCTAGAATGTTCCGGGATCCCTAGAATTTTTCCAAGGTGTTCTAGAATGTACCAGAACATCACCAAGTGAGTCTGGGGGGATTCTGGGATACGGGTCTGAGTAGAAGTTTCCCGGCTGGGTGTGACGGGTGTCCTGGTGCCGGCCTGGCCCTGCGGACATTGACGTGACATCCGGCGCCCACCGGGGCTGCGGAAACTTCCAGCACGTCGGCAGAGGGTCTCAGACCCCCCAGGACGCTCGCTGGGTTCTCTGGAACATACTGGAACATTCTACAACATTCCAAGACCCCAAAGACACTCACCAAGCGGTCCAGGGCATCCTacgaacattctagaaaattctacgTCATCCACCAGTATTCCGGAACACTCCAAGACCAGGCGCTCTAGAATACTCTAAGGCCCCGAGGACGTGCGCCGGGCtctctagaacattctggaacattccacaGAATTCCTCGAGATTCCAAGGACATTCCCTGggcattctagaacattctggaatccTGGAAACACCCACCAGGGGTTCTGGAAAATTCCAAGGCCCAAGAACGCACGACAGACTCTCCCAGAATTCCCTGGGAGCACTGAACATTCCGAAACGTCCCTGGTATCCACCAGGATGTTTGCACAACCTTCGGCCCTGCCaactcctcccccagccctggcaataAATAGACGCCGGGTCCCCGCTGGCTCAGACGACGACGAAGACGATGGTGATGAAGATGACGGTGACGAAGGCTCTCCTCCTCGCCCTCacggtgggcgtggcctgtgcgGACGTCGACCCCGCCCAGGTATCATAAATTTGCATCATTAGTTCCCAGTATTAATTCTCGTCATGAATTCATATCATTTCTTCACATCATTACTTCGCATCACTAATTCGCGTTGTTTCTTCAGCCGTATCATTAATTCGCGTCATTTCTTCACCTCCCCAGCTCTCCGGGCCCTGGCGCACCTCCGCCATGGCCTCCGACAACCTGGAAATGATCCTGGAGGGTGGGCCACTCCGGATGCTGTTCCGCGAGATGGAGTGCAACGAGGAATGCAACGCCCTGAACGTCTTCTTCTACGTCAagtgaggggcggggccaggggagaCAAGCCGAGGCCAAAGACAGCCAGGGGGGAGCAATCGAGCCCAGAGAGCAGGGAAGACAGGCGCCGCCAAGCCCAATCgatcccagagagagagagagagagagagcaggccaGGGCGACCAGCCgagcccagagagagagagcagacaggAGTAGTTGAGCCCAGAGTCAGAGAGCATGTGGGCTAGAGGGGAGTAATGGAGCTGAGAGTGAGCCGACAGGACCAGCCGATCCCAGAGTCAAAGAGCAGGCCATGGTGGACCAGCGGagcccagagagagaaagagtagacAGGAGCAGTTGAGCCCAGAGTCAGAGAGCATGTGGGCTAGAGGGGAGTAATGCAGCTGAGAGTGAGCAGACAGGACCAGCCGATCCCAGAGTCAAAGAGCAGGCCATGGTGGACCAGGCGAGCCCAGAGGGAGAGCAGACAGGAGCAGTTGAGCCCACAGCGAGCGGCCATGTTCCCGGTCTCTCCTTCAGGAAGAACGAGGTATGCACCCCGCACAGGGTTGTGGCCCAGAAGAACGCAGACGGCATCTACACCACTGACTGTGAGTACAGAGCATTTCGGAAAGTTCCAGACAATTCCAGATGACCCCAGGGAATGTCCGGTGTGTTCCAGAATGTTCGAGAATGTTCCCGGAAATGTTCCAGGATGCTGCAAATGTCCCAGAATGCTCCAGTTCCtcaatgttctagaatgttccagaatgcgCTAGAATGTCCCAGCATGCCCCGGCACATCCAGAACACCCACCTCTCTCCCTACAGTCGAGGGCCAGACCTCCTTCCAGTTCCAGGAATTGGATCCCGTTAGGCAAATCGTCTTCCTCAGTAACATGGCGTCCGACGGCACCACCAGCCGCCTCAGCTTCCTTGTGGGTgagcccccctcacacacacatgtacactgcCGGTGCCCGCTAGGGATACGCACCACGACCCGAGAGTCTGAGCCCGACTGTATACGGGGAAAGGGGGGCTGCATGGCCAGACATATACAGTCGGTGCCCACTGGATAAAGCGAGTGTATACAGTCAGTGCCCACTAGACATGGTGGGCATATACAGTCGGTGCCCACTAACGCTAGCATATACAGTTGGCGCTCGCTAGATGGGGTGAGAGGATACAGCCACTAAAGCGAGTGTATGCAGTAGGCTCACACTAAAGCAAGCGTACTCAGTCGGCGCCCACTCTTGCCACAGTCAAATTGAGAGTCATAAATGACGACCTGGAGGACTACGCGAGGCTCACGGAGCAGAATGGGATCCCGCGGAAGTACATCCGGCGTGTGGGCGACACAGGTGAGGCTGCGGCAGCTTCCGGGCTGACTCGGCGCTGACTCGGCGCTGACTCggctttcctctctctccaacAGACACCTGTCCACCCTGAGGACGCCTCCCTTGGAGAAGGTGCCAGAACGTTCTAGACCATTCCAGAACCGCCCCTGATCGCCTCACCATCTCCTCCCACCTGCGAATGCGCTAGTATGCTCCGGAACATTCTAGAACGTTCTGGATTGATCCAAGATGGTCTGGATTGTTCCAGAATTTCTAGAAAGCTCCGGAACATTCTAGAATCGGCTGTACCcagctttctctgcttcctgttcaTGGAATAAACTCATCCCAGGCACAGTCCCAGTCGTTTATTTTAAACGATTTTTATTGTTACGTCAAAAGACAGAGCGAGCTGGTGGAGGAACCCAGGGGCTACCTCCGGGTCTCCCTGCACTGTCAGTCACCGTTCACTGACAAGGGGGTGGGCTCTGTCATCTGGTGGCTGTCAAACAGCCCTGAGTGACACTGGGGGGGTTCTCCCCGACTCCACTGGCAGCCAGTCACACTCCACCAGGATCCCAGGGacacatccgggtccccatggccacatccgggtctccagggcaaTATCCGGCTCCCCAGGGCTCCACTCATGTCCGCAGTGACACAtcctggtccccagggccacatctgggTTCCCAGGGCCACGTGGGCCGCAAAGCCGGAAACCTTTCATCTCTGACCGTGAGAGCACACCACACGCAGCCCGCCCTCGTGTTTGAGAAGCGGCAGCTGTCTCCCTTCACGCCGGCGTCTGAAGGAGTTAGGGTCGCAGATGGCGTCTTGCACattcaagacatacttcaggcGGGTTGAACAGAAGAAACCATAAAAacgttggccggcaccgcggctcactaggctaatcctccgccttgcggcgccggcacaccgggttctagtcccggtcggggcaccggattctgtcccggttgcccctcttccaggccagctctctgctgtggcccgggagtgcagtggaggatggcccaggtgcttgggccctgcaccccatgggagaccaggagaagcacctggctcctggtttcagatcagcgctatgcactggccacagtgtgctggccgcggcggccattggagggtgaaccagtggcaaaaggaagacctttctctctgtctctctctctcactgtccactctgcctgtcaaaaaaaaataaataaataaaaaaaaaagaaagaaaccataaaAAGGCAAAACGTTAGGCAGTGTCTCTGGGCAAGCCCTTTAATGAGTGGAGCACCACTACTGACGACGCCCAGAATCCCTGTTGGATGAGAGTATCCCTTTTGCCGATTTCCACAGGGCGACGGCCATCTGGTGACGGCTCATGGCGACCTCGGCCAACATGCCTGGACGCGGCCCGATGTCTGCTTTCCCTGAGAACGTGCAGAAGCAGAGATGAAGGAGGGTGTTGGGAAGGAAGCGGGTGAGGCCGGGACCCTGTCCGGAGAGCACTCTCTGGGCTCAGAACTTGAGGGGGATGACGGGCCAGTACTTGGGCAGCTTCCTGTCGCAGTGCTTGTCGAAGCTCAGCTGCATGGCAGCCTCCATGGCTTGGATCTTGGCGGCACTCTCCCCGTAGAGGAGCTTCATCTCGGCCTGGCGCCGCGCGCCGGGCCTCTCCGTCGGGGGCTCTGCCGACCGGTGGGTGTTGTAGCAGAGGTCGTGGTCGGCGTTCACATAGTCCTCCAGGCGGGCCGCGTCCAGCTGCCGCTGCCGCCCTGAGAACAGACGTGAGCGTGAATCCACACACACGCGCGGGAGCGAAGCACGGTGAGCGGTGCTGCCGCCACAGCCACCGAAACCAGGTGTGCCACCACAGCCACCGAAACCAGGTGTGCCACCACAGCCACCGAACGCCCCTCAGCGTTCTCGTCCCTTCCCAGCCGCGCAGTCCGGCTCGCTAGCTGCCCTGCAGATCAGTATTACCTACATCAGGGCAGGGCACCTTTCTTTCTGCCGAGGGCCacgtgggtatttttttttttttttgacaggcagagtggacagag comes from the Oryctolagus cuniculus chromosome X, mOryCun1.1, whole genome shotgun sequence genome and includes:
- the LOC127487047 gene encoding odorant-binding protein, giving the protein MVMKMTVTKALLLALTVGVACADVDPAQLSGPWRTSAMASDNLEMILEGGPLRMLFREMECSEDCNALNVFFYVKKNEVCTPHRVVAQKNADGIYTTDFKLAVMNDDRLEDYARLTEQNGIPRKYIRRVGDTDTCPP
- the LOC127486951 gene encoding odorant-binding protein isoform X3, with protein sequence MVMKMTVTKALLLALTVGVACADVDPAQLSGPWRTSAMASDNLEMILEGGPLRMLFREMECNEECNALNVFFYVKKNEVCTPHRVVAQKNADGIYTTDFEGQTSFQFQELDPVRQIVFLSNMASDGTTSRLSFLVDTCPP
- the LOC127486951 gene encoding odorant-binding protein isoform X2, whose product is MVMKMTVTKALLLALTVGVACADVDPAQLSGPWRTSAMASDNLEMILEGGPLRMLFREMECNEECNALNVFFYVKKNEVCTPHRVVAQKNADGIYTTDFEGQTSFQFQELDPVRQIVFLSNMASDGTTSRLSFLVVKLRVINDDLEDYARLTEQNGIPRKYIRRVGDTDTCPP
- the LOC127486951 gene encoding odorant-binding protein isoform X1, whose product is MVMKMTVTKALLLALTVGVACADVDPAQLSGPWRTSAMASDNLEMILEGGPLRMLFREMECNEECNALNVFFYVKKNEVCTPHRVVAQKNADGIYTTDFEGQTSFQFQELDPVRQIVFLSNMASDGTTSRLSFLVVKLRVINDDLEDYARLTEQNGIPRKHLSTLRTPPLEKVPERSRPFQNRP